The sequence below is a genomic window from Gammaproteobacteria bacterium.
CGGGGCTGTAACCCCCGCCTCGGTGATGCGGACAGGCTCGGCGATGTTCCGTCAGGCGTCCCAAGCCTTGTGCTGCCTTGGCGGCGAAAACGGAAAGCTGGGGTCGGAGGGGGGCGCGGCACCCCCTCGCCAGCCTCCGTGTTCAACACGGAGTCGGCTGGCTCCCGGCAAGCAACAGGCCGGGATCCAGTCCGGGGGACGCTCTCCGAGCGACCGCCGGAGACACCGCCGTTCGCCCGGAGGCGGGGACGGCCGTAGCCGGCTTCCGGTTCATCGACGTGAAGAGACCGACCGGGGAGCCCGTGTCAGCGGCCCGCACCCTTCCCGGTGTCGGCGGATCCCCCCGTCCGGTGCCGCACGTAGCTCTCCAGTACGCGGTTCATCCGCGTCTGGTAGCCCTTCCCCGGAGCCTTGAACTACGCCAGGACGGAGCGCTTCACGCGCATGGTGATCTGGTCGGTCAGGTCCGGCTCGACGAGTTCCGCCGGCTCCCAGAATCCCTCGTCCAGTTCCGGGATGTCGCTGAAGTCGATCCCTTCGTCCTTCACGGCCGCGATCTGCTCGGGCGTCAGGGGCCTATCGTAGCGTCCGCTCATGGTAGACTCTCCTTTCCCTCCGCGACGCCGGCCGGGCCGAGATCAGACGGATCCGACCGGACCGCTCGGTGTGGGCCACCACGATCAGCGCTCCGGGCTCGACAGGATCGGTAGTTGCGCAGAACACGATGACGTTCCCTACAGCCTTCTGGAGACCCAAACGGCACGACCGACCACCCGGACCTCCCCGGCCAGACGTTCGTAGCTGTCGTACGCGGGGTTGAGGGACCTGAGCGCGAGCTTGGGCGGGTCGGAGTGCGGCACGTGCTCTATCCGCTTCGCGACGACCGCGATGCCATCCCAGATCACGAAGATCCCCGGCGGCGCGGGCACCGTCCGGCTCGCGTCGATCAGGATGTGGTCGCCGCTTGAGAGCAGCGGCTCCATCGAGTCGCCGTCCACCTCGATCATCCAGAGGTCGCCGGGATCGGCCCGGAGCCGGTGGCGGATGAACGAATCGGCGAACAGCCACGCCTCTCCGGTTTCCCGCAACGCACCGTTCCAAGCCTCCGTGCCCGGATCCAATCTGACATCGGCCTCCGGCACGACGCTGTAGCCGACCGGCGCGGAGTAGGCGTCGGAAGGCGGTGGCGGCCGCTTGGCGTGCGTCGAGAGCCGGTAGCTTCTGCCGTGCTTGAGGAGCTCGGGCCGGCAACCCAGATGCTCCGCCAGGATCTCGCGGTCGTCCTCGGCGAGGATCTTCGGCGTGCCCCTGTGAACGAACTGTTGCAGGTAGGCCTCGTTGCGGCCCATGGCAATCGACGCGGCCTGCAAGGTCGAGCCCTTCGTGGTCAGGAGCTGGAGTAGCCGCCGACGCACCGGATCGAGCCGCGCCGGGGCCGGTTTCCTTTTGTTTTTCATGGATTGAAATAGTCCCGATTCCGGGCGGCTTCGCAAGGCAGAGGGGGAAACCGCCGACCGACGGCCCGGCATCGCCTTACACGTCCGGATACGTGACCCGCCACTCGCTGGCCGGCGGCGCCGAGTCCGCCGTTTCCGCGCCTACCGCACAGGCCACCTTCAGATCGTTTCGGGAGACTGCCCGCAAGCGTGCGCGGGGGTGCTTCACCGCCCCGCTGGCGGCGGAGTCCAGCGCCAACTCGACGGTATTGGACCTCCTCGACGTTATCGACACTTAGGCGATCTCCTAGCTGTTGACTCCCCTGCGGACAAGTCTTCACCGTTTTCGCCATGAAGACGCGAGAGCAGTACGGCCATGGAGACGTTGGAGCGGTACTTCAACGCGCGCGTCGCCGCGTTTCTCGACCGCACGGGCATGCCGCCGACGACGTTCGGCATGAGGGCCGTGGGCGACCCGAACCTGATGCGCCAGATCGCCGCCGGGCGCTCGCTGTCGCTACGGATGGCGGACCGAATTCTGGCCTTCATCGACGGCTACGACGCGGACTCGGACGGCACGCGTGCTCCACCGCACCGCCACCGGCACCGCTGGTCGAAAGCAGCCGCGGGACGAACGAGAGGGAGTGGAGAGATGGCCGA
It includes:
- a CDS encoding S24 family peptidase; this encodes MKNKRKPAPARLDPVRRRLLQLLTTKGSTLQAASIAMGRNEAYLQQFVHRGTPKILAEDDREILAEHLGCRPELLKHGRSYRLSTHAKRPPPPSDAYSAPVGYSVVPEADVRLDPGTEAWNGALRETGEAWLFADSFIRHRLRADPGDLWMIEVDGDSMEPLLSSGDHILIDASRTVPAPPGIFVIWDGIAVVAKRIEHVPHSDPPKLALRSLNPAYDSYERLAGEVRVVGRAVWVSRRL
- a CDS encoding AlpA family transcriptional regulator, which encodes METLERYFNARVAAFLDRTGMPPTTFGMRAVGDPNLMRQIAAGRSLSLRMADRILAFIDGYDADSDGTRAPPHRHRHRWSKAAAGRTRGSGEMADRPSEKRTDEPIRFIRASEITARLGVARPTIYGWVDAGRFPPPIHLGPRAVGWIRSEFDAWIHNRIAETRGGGESVAPMTLQGKDRK